A part of Trueperaceae bacterium genomic DNA contains:
- a CDS encoding formate--tetrahydrofolate ligase: MTPPDADRFPLDPHAVERAAAALHLAPATLTPYGPGVRKVVPVPPGPLADVAAARSPDGVPGRLVLVSALTPTKAGEGKTTVSVGLADGLARLGRRAVAALREPSLGPVFGIKGGGTGGGRAQIEPAERINLHFTGDLHAIAAAHDLLAALVDNDLHWAALDAAKGRPAPASAGDGPAPTGASGLTPATATWGRVLDVDDRALRSVTLAAGGRAERASRFDITAASEIMAVLALADSVDDLRARLGRIVVGRQGAEGPTPGADVTAADLGAVDAMLALLQDALQPNLVTTREGTPAFVHGGPFANIAHGASSVVATRTALAHAQEVVTEAGFGFDLGGEKFLDVKMRQAGLWPRAVVLVATAKALREHGAGPDGDAASEDALTRGLPHLARHLDAVAHFGLPAVVALNVFPGDGEADLAAIEGFAAARGVPVARVTAFADGGAGAEALAARVLEVLDAGDAAPPTPRFAYPDAAPLTAKIEALATDLYGAADVAYDAAAAAELARLEAAGYGPLQVCMAKTHLSFADDPKAGGLAEGFTLRVREVRLSAGAGFVVVVAGRIVTMPALPREPAAKRVRVGADGRIRGLMQGD; encoded by the coding sequence ATGACGCCGCCCGATGCCGACCGCTTCCCGCTCGACCCGCACGCGGTGGAGCGCGCCGCCGCCGCGCTGCACCTCGCCCCCGCGACGCTCACGCCCTACGGGCCCGGCGTCCGCAAGGTCGTGCCCGTCCCGCCCGGCCCGCTCGCCGACGTCGCGGCCGCGCGGTCGCCGGACGGCGTCCCGGGGCGCCTGGTGTTGGTGAGCGCGCTGACGCCGACGAAGGCGGGCGAGGGCAAGACGACGGTCAGCGTCGGCCTCGCCGACGGCCTCGCGCGCCTCGGGCGGCGCGCGGTGGCGGCGCTCCGGGAGCCGTCGCTCGGGCCGGTCTTCGGCATCAAGGGGGGCGGGACCGGCGGCGGGCGCGCCCAGATCGAGCCGGCCGAACGCATCAACCTGCACTTCACCGGCGACCTGCACGCGATCGCCGCCGCCCACGACCTGCTGGCGGCGCTCGTCGACAACGACCTGCACTGGGCCGCCCTCGACGCCGCGAAGGGGCGTCCGGCGCCGGCGTCGGCGGGGGACGGCCCCGCCCCGACCGGCGCCAGCGGCCTGACGCCCGCCACCGCCACGTGGGGGCGGGTGCTGGACGTCGACGACCGGGCCCTGCGGAGCGTGACGTTGGCGGCGGGCGGGCGCGCGGAGCGCGCCTCGCGCTTCGACATCACCGCCGCCAGCGAGATCATGGCGGTCCTCGCCCTCGCCGATTCGGTGGACGACCTCCGCGCCCGCTTGGGGCGCATCGTCGTGGGGCGGCAGGGCGCGGAGGGCCCCACGCCCGGCGCGGACGTCACCGCGGCCGACCTCGGGGCGGTCGACGCGATGCTGGCGCTGCTGCAGGACGCGCTGCAGCCGAACCTGGTCACGACCCGCGAGGGGACGCCCGCGTTCGTGCACGGCGGGCCGTTCGCGAACATCGCGCACGGGGCCTCCAGCGTCGTCGCGACCCGCACCGCGCTGGCGCACGCCCAGGAGGTCGTCACCGAGGCGGGGTTCGGGTTCGACCTCGGCGGGGAGAAGTTCCTGGACGTCAAGATGCGCCAGGCCGGCCTCTGGCCCCGCGCCGTGGTGCTGGTCGCGACCGCCAAAGCGCTCCGCGAGCACGGCGCCGGCCCCGACGGCGACGCGGCGTCGGAGGACGCGCTGACGCGCGGCCTCCCGCACCTCGCGCGCCACCTGGACGCCGTGGCGCACTTCGGCCTGCCCGCCGTCGTCGCCCTCAACGTCTTCCCCGGCGACGGCGAGGCGGACCTCGCCGCCATCGAGGGGTTCGCGGCGGCGCGCGGCGTGCCCGTCGCGCGGGTCACCGCCTTCGCCGACGGCGGCGCCGGCGCCGAGGCGCTCGCCGCGCGCGTCCTCGAGGTGCTCGACGCGGGCGACGCCGCGCCGCCCACCCCGCGCTTCGCGTACCCCGACGCGGCACCCCTGACCGCGAAGATCGAGGCGCTCGCGACCGACCTGTACGGCGCGGCGGACGTCGCCTACGACGCTGCGGCGGCGGCGGAGCTCGCGCGCCTCGAGGCGGCCGGGTACGGCCCCCTGCAGGTCTGCATGGCGAAGACGCACCTGTCGTTCGCCGACGACCCGAAGGCGGGCGGTCTCGCCGAGGGCTTCACCCTCCGCGTGCGGGAGGTCCGCCTCTCCGCCGGCGCGGGCTTCGTCGTGGTGGTCGCGGGCCGCATCGTGACGATGCCGGCCCTCCCGCGGGAACCGGCTGCGAAGCGGGTTCGCGTCGGTGCGGACGGGCGGATCCGCGGCCTGATGCAGGGCGACTGA
- a CDS encoding ABC transporter permease produces MSRTWRRWWRRGRTRSALAVLGVIVVAALAAPLYPREPTDQDLRATFAPPGTVSDAGAFYPLGTDELGRDLASRLLHGTRASLGVGAAALLLALSVGTLLGLLAGYFGGWVDAVVTGATETLMTLPFILLAIAVIAAVGASEVVLILTLGLTGWVSFAKLVRAKTFELREEQFVQAAHALGVRAPGAMGRHLLPNVAPLLLVDGTLQFGALVLAEAGLSFLGLGVPPPTPTLGGVLAGGQTFLAVAWWISTLPGLVLLAMVLAINLLGDTLRDALAPGG; encoded by the coding sequence GTGAGCCGCACCTGGCGGCGCTGGTGGCGGCGGGGCCGGACGCGCAGCGCGCTGGCGGTCCTCGGCGTCATCGTGGTCGCGGCGCTCGCCGCGCCGCTCTACCCGCGCGAGCCGACCGACCAGGACCTGCGCGCGACGTTCGCGCCGCCCGGCACCGTGAGCGACGCGGGCGCGTTCTACCCGCTCGGCACCGACGAGCTCGGCCGCGACCTGGCGTCGCGCCTGCTGCACGGCACCCGCGCCTCGTTGGGGGTGGGCGCCGCGGCGCTCCTGCTGGCGCTCAGCGTCGGGACGCTGCTCGGCCTGCTGGCCGGCTACTTCGGGGGGTGGGTCGACGCGGTCGTGACCGGCGCGACGGAGACGTTGATGACGCTTCCGTTCATCCTCCTCGCCATCGCGGTGATCGCCGCGGTGGGGGCGTCGGAGGTCGTCCTGATCCTCACGCTCGGCCTGACCGGGTGGGTGAGTTTCGCGAAGCTCGTGCGCGCCAAGACGTTCGAGTTGCGCGAGGAACAGTTCGTCCAGGCCGCGCACGCCCTCGGGGTGCGCGCGCCCGGCGCGATGGGTCGGCACCTGCTGCCCAACGTCGCGCCGCTGCTGCTGGTCGACGGCACCCTGCAGTTCGGGGCGCTCGTCTTGGCCGAGGCCGGCCTGAGCTTCCTCGGCTTGGGGGTCCCGCCCCCCACCCCGACGCTCGGGGGGGTGCTCGCGGGCGGCCAGACGTTCCTGGCGGTCGCCTGGTGGATCTCGACGCTGCCCGGCCTGGTGCTGTTGGCGATGGTGCTGGCGATCAACCTGCTGGGCGACACCCTGCGCGACGCGTTGGCGCCCGGCGGGTAG
- a CDS encoding ABC transporter permease, translated as MARYLVRRAVLSVVVLLALTMLVFAMVNLSGDPVRLLLPPDASPETVAAFRARLGLDDPLPIRYARFLGAAVQADFGTSIQLGEPALALVAERLPATLTLAGWAVLVAVVLGVPLGVLTALRRDSAWDTAITALALVGQSTPVFWVGVMSILLFAVELRWLPSSGSGTAAHLVLPVGTLTLFLLGGLVRVTRTAMLDVLDRAYVRTATAKGQVRRLVVWRHAFRNALIPVVTQIGLQMRFVLGGSVITETIFAWPGLGRLMVNAVYARDYPVVEAGVFAVALLLIAVNTLVDVSYAWLNPKVSLA; from the coding sequence ATGGCGCGTTACCTCGTACGACGGGCGGTCCTGAGCGTCGTCGTCCTGCTGGCCCTCACGATGCTCGTGTTCGCGATGGTGAACCTGTCGGGCGACCCCGTCCGGCTGCTGTTGCCGCCCGACGCGAGCCCCGAGACCGTCGCGGCGTTCCGCGCGCGGTTGGGGCTCGACGACCCGCTCCCGATCCGCTACGCGCGGTTCCTCGGGGCGGCGGTCCAGGCGGACTTCGGGACGTCGATCCAGCTCGGCGAGCCGGCGCTCGCCCTCGTCGCCGAACGCCTCCCCGCCACCCTCACGCTGGCCGGCTGGGCGGTCCTCGTCGCGGTCGTGCTGGGCGTCCCGCTGGGGGTCCTGACGGCGTTGCGGCGCGATTCGGCGTGGGACACCGCGATCACCGCCCTCGCGCTGGTGGGGCAATCGACGCCGGTGTTCTGGGTGGGGGTCATGAGCATCCTGCTGTTCGCCGTGGAGCTGCGCTGGTTGCCGTCGTCGGGTAGCGGCACCGCCGCGCACCTGGTCCTCCCGGTCGGGACGCTGACCCTGTTCCTCCTGGGGGGGTTGGTGCGCGTGACGCGCACCGCGATGCTGGACGTGCTGGACCGCGCCTACGTGCGGACCGCGACCGCGAAGGGGCAGGTCCGCCGCCTCGTCGTGTGGCGGCACGCCTTCCGCAACGCCCTGATCCCGGTCGTGACGCAGATCGGGCTGCAGATGCGCTTCGTGCTGGGCGGGAGCGTCATCACCGAAACGATCTTCGCGTGGCCCGGCCTGGGGCGCCTGATGGTGAACGCGGTGTACGCCCGCGACTACCCGGTCGTCGAGGCGGGCGTGTTCGCCGTCGCGTTGTTGCTGATCGCGGTCAACACGTTGGTGGACGTCTCCTACGCCTGGCTCAACCCGAAGGTGTCGCTCGCGTGA
- a CDS encoding ABC transporter substrate-binding protein: MPQSFPLRPARALTALVLSATLAVGGLGFARTLVVMQSADAATLDPSLNRETPTFNVLIHLFDALIDKRPDGTYAPALASDWTVTDDVVWDFTLRDDVTFHDGEPFTADAVVYTIRRLLDDATESPIAGGFSFIASVEATGEHAVRITTDGPAPLAEHYFSELLITPPHVLEAVGPEAFARNPVGTGPFRFEAWQRDVALELAAYEDHWRGAPAVDGVTFRPVPEANTRVAAIQAGEADVVAQVPPTLAPVLDAAPGVRLEAVDGARAIYVGMNVTGGADALQDARVRRALNLAVDVDGIVEGVLAGRGTPTTGFLTDVDFGYVPGSSPFPYDPDAARALLSEAGYGDGGPSLVLQAPNGRYVGDAAVAQAVAEQLSDVGVDVELEIREYGAYVGDLFGGNAPDLYLIGWGNAPLDADFIYVPLLGSDELLSYYADPDLDAALQTARTTVDRDARLAAYADVQAHVDAQAPALFLYKPQDLYGVADDVAWTPRTDERIWMYAAELD, translated from the coding sequence ATGCCGCAGTCGTTCCCGCTCCGCCCCGCCCGCGCCCTGACGGCGCTGGTCCTGTCCGCCACCCTCGCGGTCGGTGGGCTGGGCTTCGCCCGCACGCTGGTCGTCATGCAGTCCGCCGACGCCGCGACGCTCGACCCGAGCCTCAACCGCGAAACGCCGACCTTCAACGTCCTGATCCACCTGTTCGACGCGCTGATCGACAAGCGACCCGACGGCACCTACGCCCCCGCCCTCGCGAGCGACTGGACCGTCACCGACGACGTCGTCTGGGACTTCACGCTGCGCGACGACGTCACCTTCCACGACGGCGAACCGTTCACCGCCGACGCGGTCGTCTACACGATTCGGCGCCTCCTCGACGACGCCACGGAGTCGCCGATCGCCGGCGGCTTTTCGTTCATCGCGTCGGTCGAGGCGACCGGCGAGCACGCGGTGCGCATCACGACCGACGGGCCCGCCCCCCTCGCCGAGCACTACTTCAGCGAACTCCTGATCACGCCCCCACACGTCCTCGAGGCGGTCGGACCCGAGGCGTTCGCCCGCAACCCGGTCGGGACGGGCCCCTTCCGCTTCGAGGCGTGGCAGCGCGACGTCGCGCTGGAGCTCGCGGCGTACGAGGACCACTGGCGCGGTGCGCCGGCGGTGGACGGCGTCACCTTCCGGCCCGTGCCCGAGGCGAACACCCGCGTCGCCGCCATCCAGGCGGGCGAAGCGGACGTCGTCGCGCAGGTCCCCCCGACCCTCGCGCCGGTCCTCGACGCCGCGCCCGGCGTACGCCTCGAGGCGGTCGACGGCGCCCGCGCGATCTACGTGGGCATGAACGTCACCGGCGGCGCGGACGCCCTGCAGGACGCGCGCGTGCGCCGCGCCCTGAACCTGGCGGTCGACGTCGACGGCATCGTCGAGGGCGTCCTCGCCGGCCGCGGCACGCCGACGACCGGCTTCCTGACCGACGTCGACTTCGGCTACGTCCCCGGCTCGAGCCCGTTCCCCTACGATCCCGACGCCGCCCGCGCCCTGCTGAGTGAGGCGGGCTACGGGGACGGCGGCCCGAGCCTGGTGCTGCAGGCCCCCAACGGCCGGTACGTCGGCGACGCCGCGGTCGCGCAGGCGGTGGCGGAACAACTGAGCGACGTCGGCGTCGACGTCGAGCTCGAGATCCGCGAGTACGGCGCCTACGTCGGGGACCTGTTCGGCGGGAACGCGCCGGACCTCTACCTGATCGGCTGGGGCAACGCCCCGCTCGACGCGGACTTCATCTACGTCCCGCTCCTCGGCAGCGACGAGCTGCTGTCGTACTACGCCGACCCCGACCTCGACGCCGCCCTGCAGACGGCCCGGACCACCGTGGACCGCGACGCCCGCCTCGCGGCGTACGCCGACGTCCAGGCGCACGTCGACGCCCAGGCGCCGGCGCTGTTCCTCTACAAGCCCCAGGACCTCTACGGCGTCGCGGACGACGTGGCGTGGACGCCCCGCACCGACGAACGCATCTGGATGTACGCCGCCGAACTCGACTGA
- a CDS encoding M20/M25/M40 family metallo-hydrolase yields the protein MTRDASPPDASPDPGADPGAGPEADTTHARPQGGGDALPAALLEWYRARLAELVALPSVAADGRAIPETAAAVRDLLIGEGFDAELHATGGAPVVFAERRVPGAPTLLLYNHYDVQPEDPVDAWTSPPFELTERDGAWYGRGAADDKGEIVSRLAALRAYRERHGDLPFGVVMVIEGEEEIGSPNLAAYVAAHADALAADGCLWEFGGVDAAGTPVTYCGMKGVVTLDLRVRTAERDLHSSYGVVARGAAARLAAAVASLEDEDGRVAVPGFTDGVRPPTDAQRALVDRLPDEAAELADVFGIPAWQRGLAGAAWNHALYFEPTLNVNGVHAGYGGEGAKTVLPSEAFAKLDVRLVPDQDPEAVVAAIRAHLDARGFADVEIVRGPHAERAGRSDPTDPFVLDAVAALEDAYAVAPLVLPNSPGSGPIHPFVEGVGVPVVGIGCGYPGSRIHGPDEHVRIEDVRRGTLATLRLFERVAARAGVTPGRPTD from the coding sequence ATGACGCGCGACGCCTCCCCCCCCGACGCCTCCCCCGACCCCGGCGCCGACCCCGGCGCCGGCCCCGAGGCCGACACGACGCACGCACGCCCGCAGGGCGGCGGGGACGCCCTCCCCGCCGCCCTGCTCGAGTGGTACCGGGCGCGCCTCGCGGAGCTCGTGGCGCTGCCCAGCGTCGCGGCGGACGGGCGCGCCATCCCCGAGACCGCCGCCGCGGTCCGCGACCTGCTGATCGGCGAGGGGTTCGACGCGGAGCTGCACGCGACCGGCGGCGCGCCGGTCGTGTTCGCCGAACGCCGCGTCCCGGGCGCCCCGACGCTGCTGCTGTACAACCACTACGACGTGCAGCCCGAGGACCCGGTCGACGCGTGGACGAGCCCGCCGTTCGAACTCACCGAGCGCGACGGCGCCTGGTACGGGCGCGGCGCGGCGGACGACAAGGGCGAGATCGTCTCTCGGCTGGCCGCCCTGCGCGCCTACCGCGAGCGCCACGGCGACCTGCCGTTCGGGGTCGTGATGGTGATCGAGGGGGAGGAGGAGATCGGCAGCCCGAACCTCGCGGCGTACGTCGCGGCGCACGCCGACGCCCTCGCCGCCGACGGGTGCCTGTGGGAGTTCGGCGGCGTCGACGCCGCCGGCACGCCCGTCACGTACTGCGGCATGAAGGGCGTCGTGACGCTCGACCTGCGCGTCCGCACCGCGGAACGCGACCTGCACTCCAGCTACGGCGTCGTGGCGCGCGGCGCGGCGGCGCGCCTCGCCGCCGCCGTCGCCAGCCTCGAGGACGAGGACGGCCGCGTCGCGGTGCCGGGGTTCACCGACGGCGTGCGGCCCCCGACCGACGCGCAGCGCGCGCTCGTCGACCGCCTCCCCGACGAGGCGGCGGAGCTCGCGGACGTGTTCGGCATCCCCGCCTGGCAGCGCGGCCTCGCGGGGGCGGCGTGGAACCACGCGCTGTACTTCGAGCCCACCCTGAACGTCAACGGCGTCCACGCCGGCTACGGCGGGGAGGGCGCGAAGACGGTCCTCCCGAGCGAGGCGTTCGCGAAGCTCGACGTGCGGCTGGTGCCCGACCAGGACCCCGAAGCGGTCGTCGCCGCGATCCGCGCGCACCTCGACGCCCGCGGGTTCGCCGACGTCGAGATCGTGCGCGGCCCCCACGCCGAGCGCGCCGGTCGCTCCGACCCGACCGACCCGTTCGTGCTCGACGCCGTCGCCGCCCTCGAGGACGCCTACGCCGTCGCCCCGCTGGTGCTGCCCAACAGCCCGGGGTCGGGCCCCATCCACCCGTTCGTCGAGGGGGTCGGCGTCCCCGTCGTCGGGATCGGCTGCGGCTACCCCGGAAGCCGCATCCACGGGCCGGACGAGCACGTCCGCATCGAGGACGTCCGCCGGGGCACGCTGGCGACGCTACGCCTCTTCGAGCGCGTCGCGGCGCGCGCCGGCGTGACGCCCGGCCGACCGACCGACTGA